In Brienomyrus brachyistius isolate T26 chromosome 3, BBRACH_0.4, whole genome shotgun sequence, the following proteins share a genomic window:
- the LOC125739073 gene encoding calumenin-A-like — protein sequence MEFRALVVCLALCVVYTTSKPTERKDRVHHDPQLSDKEHDDQQNFDYDHDAFLGQEEAKTFDQLSPEESKERLGMIVDKIDADKDGFVTEDELKAWIKKSQKRYIYENVDRQWKDFDLNSDALISWEEYRNVTYGSYLDDPDPEDGFNYKQMMSRDERRFKMADKDGNLIADKDEFTAFLHPEEYEYMKDIVVLETMEDIDKNGDGFIDLEEYIGDMYNHEADATEPEWVKTEREQFAEFRDKNKDGKMDKEETKDWILPSDYDHAEAETKHLVYESDTDKDGLLTKEEIIQKYDLFVGSQVTDFGEALVRHDEF from the exons ATGGAGTTCCGGGCACTGGTGGTGTGTCTCGCGCTCTGTGTGGTGTACACCACCAGCAAGCCCACGGAGAGGAAGGACCGTGTTCATCACGACCCGCAGCTGAGCGACAAGGAACACGATGACCAGCAGAACTTCGACTATGATCATGACGCCTTCCTGGGACAGGAAGAGGCCAAGACCTTTGATCAGCTCTCTCCTGAGGAGAGCAAGGAGAGGCTGGG AATGATTGTGGACAAGATCGATGCTGATAAGGATGGCTTTGTCACAGAGGATGAGCTGAAGGCCTGGATCAAAAAGTCTCAAAAGCGGTACATCTACGAAAATGTGGACCGCCAGTGGAAAGACTTCGACCTGAACAGTGATGCTCTGATCTCCTGGGAAGAGTACCGCAATGTCACGTATGGCAGCTACCTGG ATGATCCTGACCCTGAGGATGGGTTCAACTACAAGCAGATGATGTCAAGAGATGAGAGGCGCTTTAAGATGGCGGACAAAGACGGAAACCTCATTGCCGATAAGGATGAGTTCACGGCATTCCTACATCCCGAGGAGTATGAGTACATGAAGGACATCGTTGTGCTG GAAACCATGGAGGACATTGACAAGAATGGGGATGGTTTCATTGACCTGGAGGAGTACATTG GGGACATGTACAACCATGAGGCTGACGCCACGGAGCCGGAGTGGGTGAAGACAGAGCGTGAGCAGTTTGCAGAGTTCAGAGACAAGAACAAGGATGGGAAGATGGACAAGGAGGAGACCAAAGACTGGATCTTGCCCTCGGATTACGATCACGCAGAAGCGGAAACCAAACACCTGGTGTACGAGTCAGACACAGATAAG GACGGTCTCCTGACCAAAGAGGAGATCATCCAGAAGTATGACCTGTTTGTTGGAAGTCAAGTAACTGATTTTGGAGAGGCCCTGGTGCGACATGATGAGTTCTAA